From the genome of Psychrilyobacter atlanticus DSM 19335, one region includes:
- a CDS encoding N-glycosylase/DNA lyase gives MNTEYLMEIREVYKRIKPLIEARIDGYKSIWFNGNNEDVHVELAFCILTPQSKARGAEKAIDGMRNAGVFWTGIEDDLIPYLNVVRFKNTKAKNLVILREFMKDEEGRIITKTLVDKMGDVFEKRIWLVKNIKGIGYKEASHFLRNIGFGDEIAILDRHILKNIMRLEVIDEIPKTITPKKYLEIEKKIEKYCREIEIPMDHFDLLLWYLEAGEVFK, from the coding sequence ATGAATACTGAATATTTAATGGAGATAAGGGAAGTGTATAAAAGAATAAAACCTTTAATTGAAGCTAGGATAGACGGATATAAGTCAATCTGGTTTAATGGAAATAATGAAGATGTACATGTGGAGCTTGCTTTCTGTATTTTAACACCCCAGTCTAAGGCTAGAGGAGCGGAAAAAGCAATAGATGGGATGCGGAATGCTGGTGTTTTTTGGACTGGGATAGAGGATGATTTGATACCGTATCTAAATGTAGTAAGATTTAAAAATACCAAAGCAAAAAACCTGGTTATCCTTCGTGAATTTATGAAAGATGAAGAGGGAAGAATAATCACTAAAACGTTGGTCGATAAGATGGGAGATGTATTTGAAAAAAGAATTTGGCTGGTAAAAAATATTAAGGGAATAGGATATAAAGAAGCCAGTCATTTCCTGAGAAACATAGGATTTGGGGATGAAATAGCGATCTTAGACAGGCATATATTGAAAAATATAATGAGGTTAGAAGTGATAGATGAAATTCCTAAAACTATAACTCCTAAAAAGTATTTAGAGATAGAGAAAAAAATTGAAAAATACTGCCGGGAGATAGAGATTCCTATGGATCATTTTGATCTATTGCTGTGGTATTTAGAAGCTGGAGAAGTATTTAAATGA
- a CDS encoding bifunctional chorismate mutase/prephenate dehydratase: MKKLDQLRIEIDKIDQEMAELFVKRMKVVEGIAKYKQSTGTEVLDRDREKVVIKENSERVTDEKLKKYYVEFLESNMKISRSFQKSILGLDKVVGYQGIPGSFSYLALKTKYKDEVLNSYQNFEDVFTALKNKEIEVGVLPIENSYTGDITDNFDLIKKYNAYIIDIIELKIDHNLLGIKGSKLSNIKEIYSHIQGFKQSQTFLKGRGYKEIPYYNTAISAKYVSEMEDITKGAIGSAETAKIYNLDILAKNINTHEDNTTKFMVIGNQLIVNKDHNRIMAAFSTYNKSGDLSDVLGKFSKYGINMLSIKSRPLKDSPWEYIFFVELEGNYETLKPAIEKIEKKSKYFEVIGSYEK; this comes from the coding sequence ATGAAAAAATTAGATCAATTGAGGATTGAGATAGATAAAATAGACCAAGAGATGGCAGAATTATTTGTAAAAAGAATGAAAGTAGTAGAAGGAATTGCAAAATATAAGCAGAGCACGGGGACGGAAGTATTAGATAGAGATAGAGAAAAAGTAGTGATTAAGGAAAATTCCGAGAGGGTTACAGATGAAAAATTAAAAAAATATTATGTTGAATTTTTAGAAAGTAATATGAAGATATCCAGAAGTTTTCAAAAATCTATCTTAGGGTTAGATAAGGTGGTAGGATACCAGGGGATACCAGGATCATTTAGTTATTTGGCATTAAAAACTAAATATAAAGACGAAGTTTTAAACTCCTATCAAAATTTTGAAGATGTATTTACAGCATTAAAAAATAAGGAGATAGAGGTAGGAGTACTCCCTATTGAGAACTCATATACAGGGGATATCACCGATAACTTTGATCTTATAAAAAAATATAATGCCTACATAATAGATATTATAGAGTTAAAAATAGATCATAATTTATTGGGAATAAAGGGGTCAAAATTAAGCAATATAAAGGAGATATATTCCCATATTCAAGGATTTAAGCAATCCCAGACTTTTTTAAAGGGAAGAGGTTATAAGGAAATACCATATTACAATACAGCTATAAGTGCAAAATATGTGAGTGAAATGGAAGATATAACTAAAGGTGCTATAGGAAGTGCTGAAACGGCTAAGATCTATAATTTGGATATATTGGCAAAGAACATCAATACCCATGAAGATAATACAACTAAATTTATGGTTATTGGAAATCAATTGATTGTAAATAAAGATCATAACAGGATCATGGCAGCATTTTCTACATATAATAAATCAGGGGATCTATCTGACGTTTTAGGAAAATTCAGCAAATATGGTATCAATATGTTAAGTATAAAATCAAGACCTCTTAAAGATTCTCCCTGGGAATATATCTTTTTTGTGGAATTAGAAGGGAACTATGAGACTTTGAAACCTGCTATAGAAAAGATTGAGAAAAAAAGTAAATATTTTGAGGTGATTGGCAGTTATGAAAAATAA
- the aroE gene encoding shikimate dehydrogenase: protein MKNKYALIGKKLGHSYSPIIHNMIFERFQIAGEYSLIEVPRNNILEVVKKLKSEELSGINITIPYKTDIIKYLDEVSEEAEQIGAVNTVISKGGKLIGYNTDYYGFKMIITKLKLEIKNKKNFICGAGGSARAVIKCLEDLGGENYLVTRDTEKARINFKSFQNLNIISYNELQSISDKNLIVNCTPCGMYPNIECSILDEEEKKEYQAGIDLIYNPQKTKFLEGFKIDENGLLMLVGQAVKAEEIWQERDMSEDDIQEIYEKIKELIYKK from the coding sequence ATGAAAAATAAATATGCTTTAATAGGAAAGAAATTAGGACATAGTTACTCACCTATAATTCATAATATGATCTTTGAAAGATTTCAGATAGCTGGAGAATATTCATTGATAGAGGTGCCACGAAATAATATCTTAGAAGTAGTGAAAAAATTAAAATCTGAGGAACTATCTGGTATAAATATAACTATCCCCTATAAAACAGATATTATAAAATATTTAGATGAAGTATCTGAAGAAGCTGAACAAATAGGAGCAGTTAATACTGTCATTTCTAAGGGCGGTAAGTTAATCGGGTACAATACAGATTACTATGGATTCAAGATGATAATAACTAAGTTAAAATTAGAAATAAAAAATAAAAAAAACTTTATCTGTGGCGCTGGAGGTTCAGCCAGAGCTGTTATTAAATGTTTAGAAGATCTAGGTGGAGAAAATTATTTGGTTACCAGAGATACAGAAAAAGCCAGGATAAATTTTAAAAGTTTTCAAAATTTAAATATTATTTCTTACAATGAACTACAGTCTATATCTGACAAGAATTTAATAGTTAATTGCACCCCCTGTGGAATGTATCCCAATATAGAATGCAGTATATTGGATGAAGAGGAAAAAAAAGAATACCAGGCAGGGATAGACCTTATCTATAACCCTCAGAAAACTAAGTTCTTAGAGGGATTTAAAATAGATGAAAACGGTCTACTGATGCTGGTAGGACAGGCTGTAAAAGCAGAGGAAATCTGGCAGGAAAGAGATATGTCGGAAGACGACATACAAGAAATCTATGAAAAAATAAAGGAATTAATCTATAAGAAATAA
- the eam gene encoding glutamate 2,3-aminomutase, giving the protein MTGREISLDRAKELKGTINDYLIAREDIPTGMTKGVRKQFEVSKAILLKHFGATEKEWNDFKWQLSNRITDVKTLSLILDLTEEEKKEIQSVGDKYRWAISPYYACLLDPKDKYDPIRLLSIPASIELDNNSGDADPMGEEHTNPAGSITRRYPDRLIINTTNECAMYCRHCQRRRNIGESDNATHDKDLLESIEYIRNNPEVRDVLLTGGDVLALSDSRLEWILAELRTIPHVEIIRLGSRTPVTMPQRITDELVNMISKYHPIYLNTHFNHPKEITPEAKAACEKLANNGVPLGNQAVLLNGINNNKFVMRLMNQELLKIRCRPYYIFHAKHVQGTEHFNTSIDDGLEIMEYLRGFTSGMAIPTYIVNAPKGQGKTPLMPQYMLSRGTDYVMIRTWEGKVIKYENHPTKNIKEIY; this is encoded by the coding sequence TTGACTGGTAGAGAAATTTCCCTAGATAGGGCTAAAGAACTTAAAGGTACTATAAACGATTATTTAATAGCAAGAGAGGATATACCAACTGGTATGACTAAAGGCGTAAGGAAACAATTTGAAGTTTCAAAAGCGATCCTTTTAAAGCATTTTGGTGCTACTGAAAAGGAATGGAATGATTTTAAATGGCAACTTTCAAATAGAATTACTGACGTTAAAACTTTAAGTCTTATCTTAGATTTGACTGAAGAAGAAAAAAAAGAAATTCAAAGTGTAGGAGATAAATATAGATGGGCAATTTCACCATACTATGCTTGTCTATTAGATCCAAAGGATAAATATGATCCTATTAGATTACTTAGTATTCCTGCATCTATTGAATTAGATAATAATTCTGGAGATGCTGATCCCATGGGAGAGGAACATACTAACCCTGCTGGAAGTATTACTAGAAGATATCCAGACAGACTTATCATAAATACAACTAATGAATGTGCAATGTATTGTAGACATTGTCAAAGAAGAAGAAATATCGGTGAGAGTGACAATGCTACCCACGATAAAGATCTTTTAGAATCAATTGAATACATCAGAAATAACCCTGAGGTTAGAGATGTTTTACTTACTGGAGGAGATGTTTTAGCACTATCTGATTCTAGATTAGAGTGGATCTTAGCTGAACTTAGAACTATTCCCCATGTAGAAATTATCAGATTAGGTAGTAGAACACCTGTTACTATGCCACAAAGAATCACAGATGAGCTAGTTAATATGATAAGCAAATATCACCCTATCTATTTAAACACACATTTCAACCATCCAAAGGAGATTACTCCTGAAGCTAAAGCTGCATGTGAGAAATTAGCGAACAATGGAGTTCCTTTAGGAAACCAGGCTGTTCTATTAAATGGTATAAATAATAATAAATTTGTAATGAGACTTATGAATCAAGAGTTATTAAAGATCAGATGTAGACCTTATTATATCTTCCATGCAAAACATGTTCAAGGAACTGAACACTTCAATACATCTATCGACGATGGATTAGAAATCATGGAATACCTAAGAGGATTCACTTCTGGAATGGCTATTCCAACTTATATTGTTAACGCACCAAAAGGACAAGGTAAAACACCTTTAATGCCTCAATATATGTTATCTCGTGGAACTGATTATGTTATGATCAGAACTTGGGAAGGTAAAGTAATCAAGTATGAAAACCATCCTACAAAAAATATCAAAGAGATCTATTAA
- the aroA gene encoding 3-phosphoshikimate 1-carboxyvinyltransferase: MKVRIIPNELKGDVVIPPSKSLAHRAIIAGSLAEGKSVITNLNFSNDITVTTQAMKDLGVDIEVFEDYEVITGSKNLKRVNSTINCGESGSTIRFMIPISLLADGEVTFVGEGRLTTRPLNVFHEIFDKQGIEYSRGVEELPLTIDGKLKPGKFEVRGDISSQFITGLLYTLPKLDGDSEIIITTNLESKGYIDLTLDILDRFGVKIINENYERFVVPGNQGYKAHDYRVEGDFSQVAFWLVAGFLNDGINCLGMNPDSLQGDREIIKILKDMGGDLRIDKDIISIAGKQSIGSTIDLSQCPDLGPIVTVLASLSEGTTRIINAGRLRIKESDRITSMTTELNKLGANIAETENGMIIEGVKNLKGGVEVDAWNDHRVAMALAVASSRCDEPIILTGANSVKKSYPNFWKDFEKLSGKIQIIEE, translated from the coding sequence ATGAAGGTTAGAATAATTCCAAATGAATTAAAAGGAGATGTGGTGATACCACCATCTAAAAGTCTAGCACATCGAGCTATAATTGCAGGTTCATTAGCAGAGGGAAAAAGTGTGATAACGAATCTTAATTTTTCAAACGATATAACGGTAACAACTCAGGCTATGAAAGATTTAGGTGTAGATATAGAAGTGTTTGAAGATTATGAAGTTATTACAGGATCTAAAAATCTAAAGAGGGTAAATAGTACTATAAATTGCGGGGAATCAGGATCTACAATCAGGTTTATGATACCTATATCTCTGTTAGCAGATGGGGAAGTAACATTTGTAGGAGAGGGAAGATTAACTACCAGACCACTTAATGTATTCCATGAGATTTTTGATAAACAGGGAATAGAATATAGTCGAGGTGTAGAAGAACTTCCATTAACTATTGATGGGAAACTAAAACCAGGAAAATTTGAGGTAAGGGGAGATATAAGCTCACAATTTATAACCGGACTCCTCTATACATTACCAAAATTAGATGGTGATTCTGAAATAATTATAACTACTAATTTAGAATCTAAAGGATATATAGACCTAACTTTAGATATTTTAGACAGGTTCGGCGTTAAAATAATCAATGAAAATTATGAAAGATTTGTTGTTCCTGGAAACCAAGGTTATAAAGCACATGATTATAGGGTCGAGGGAGATTTTTCCCAGGTAGCTTTTTGGCTGGTAGCTGGATTTTTAAATGATGGTATCAATTGTCTTGGAATGAATCCTGATTCATTGCAAGGGGATAGAGAAATAATAAAAATATTGAAAGATATGGGTGGCGACCTAAGAATAGATAAAGATATAATAAGTATAGCAGGGAAACAATCGATAGGTTCTACAATTGACTTGAGTCAATGTCCGGATTTAGGGCCTATAGTAACAGTCTTAGCCAGCTTAAGTGAGGGAACGACTAGGATAATTAATGCTGGAAGGTTGAGGATAAAAGAATCTGATAGGATAACTTCTATGACAACAGAACTTAATAAATTAGGAGCTAATATAGCAGAAACTGAAAATGGAATGATCATAGAAGGGGTGAAAAATCTAAAAGGTGGAGTAGAAGTAGATGCCTGGAACGATCACAGGGTTGCCATGGCACTGGCAGTAGCCAGCAGCAGATGTGATGAACCTATTATCCTTACAGGAGCAAATTCAGTAAAGAAATCATATCCAAATTTTTGGAAAGATTTTGAAAAATTAAGTGGGAAGATACAAATAATAGAGGAATAA
- a CDS encoding pyridoxal phosphate-dependent aminotransferase: MGILAKRSKDKNIIDTVFTMVKKASDAKVKYGEDNVIDVTIGALCDENGKFTIFDSVSEVYKNLDKMDIAPYAESFIGNNDYLREIKSWVLGKHEEKFSVGAIATPGGSGSVSSTLKNILDPEETLLIPNIGWGPYKIMAKEHDLKIETYELFNEKDEFNIESFRKKSSEIMKSQGKVLAIINDPCHNPTGYSMSGSEWESIVEVMNDLSEDGNYILLNDIAYIDYAVKGYEESRKYMERFTDLSPKNLVVFSFSCSKTLTKYGLRVGGSVFISNEEKNVDEYMRANEFTCRGIWSNVPKGGMKLFSTIQSDEILRDKLTKERDSYVKLLEKRSKIFLEEAYEAGLEVYPYKEGFFITLKIEDKKISESLEKLNRENIYPIQVAHGIRIAICGSPSKKLEGLAKKIKKIIG; encoded by the coding sequence ATGGGAATATTAGCCAAAAGGTCGAAAGATAAAAATATTATAGATACGGTATTTACAATGGTAAAAAAAGCCAGTGATGCTAAAGTTAAGTATGGAGAAGATAATGTAATAGATGTAACAATAGGAGCTCTTTGTGATGAAAATGGTAAATTTACCATTTTTGATTCTGTAAGTGAAGTATATAAAAATTTGGATAAGATGGACATAGCGCCCTATGCAGAATCATTTATTGGAAACAATGACTATCTGAGAGAAATAAAGTCGTGGGTATTAGGGAAACATGAAGAGAAATTCAGTGTAGGAGCTATAGCTACACCTGGGGGATCTGGATCTGTGAGTTCTACCCTAAAAAATATATTGGACCCGGAAGAAACGCTGCTTATTCCAAATATCGGTTGGGGACCCTATAAGATAATGGCAAAGGAACATGATTTAAAAATAGAAACCTATGAATTATTCAATGAAAAAGATGAGTTTAATATTGAGAGTTTTAGAAAAAAATCATCTGAGATAATGAAATCTCAGGGGAAAGTGTTGGCTATAATAAATGATCCATGTCATAATCCTACAGGTTATTCTATGAGTGGATCTGAATGGGAGAGTATTGTAGAAGTTATGAATGATCTATCTGAAGATGGAAACTATATCCTTTTAAACGATATTGCTTATATAGACTATGCTGTAAAAGGATATGAGGAAAGCCGTAAATATATGGAGCGTTTTACAGATCTATCTCCTAAAAATTTGGTTGTATTCTCATTTAGCTGCTCTAAAACACTTACTAAATATGGACTTCGTGTAGGGGGAAGTGTATTTATCTCAAATGAAGAGAAAAATGTAGATGAGTATATGAGAGCTAATGAGTTTACATGTCGTGGGATATGGTCAAATGTTCCCAAGGGTGGAATGAAATTATTTTCAACTATTCAAAGTGACGAAATCTTAAGAGATAAATTAACAAAGGAAAGAGATAGTTATGTAAAACTATTGGAGAAAAGATCTAAGATATTTTTAGAGGAAGCTTATGAAGCTGGTTTAGAAGTTTATCCATATAAAGAAGGGTTTTTCATTACGTTAAAGATTGAGGATAAAAAAATTAGTGAAAGTTTGGAAAAACTGAACCGGGAAAATATATATCCAATTCAGGTAGCTCATGGGATAAGGATTGCAATATGCGGAAGTCCCAGTAAAAAATTAGAAGGATTGGCTAAAAAAATTAAAAAAATTATAGGTTAA
- the miaB gene encoding tRNA (N6-isopentenyl adenosine(37)-C2)-methylthiotransferase MiaB, with amino-acid sequence MTKKKATIITYGCQMNVNETAKMKKLLEGNGYEMTDDIHNTDAVFLNTCTVRGGAAGRIEGKLGNLKTIKNARKTKMIIGVTGCVAQEEKEHILERAPHVDIVIGNQNIAKLPEIMEKILKGEVVHAVLTDKEDELPPRIDANFGDGISASVAINYGCNNFCTYCIVPYVRGRERSVPMEDIVNDVRKYVEKGYKDILLLGQNVNSYGKDFENNHEINFAKLLDEICKIEGEYWIRYVSPHPKDLTLDVLEVAAKNPEKIARNMHLPVQSGSTKMLKAMNRKYSKEDYLNLVDRIKTALPDISLTTDIIVGFPGETEEDFLDTMDLIKQVKYENAYMFMYSIREGTPAATMEGQISEEIKKSRLQRLMDVQNENAKECSLSYIGKTVKVLVEGTSHRNEKKMTGRISANKVVIFEGDSSLKGTFVDVKIVTAKTWTLYGELA; translated from the coding sequence ATGACAAAGAAAAAAGCTACAATTATAACATATGGTTGTCAAATGAATGTTAATGAGACAGCTAAGATGAAAAAGTTATTAGAGGGAAATGGATATGAAATGACTGATGACATTCACAATACAGATGCTGTATTTTTAAATACATGTACTGTAAGAGGTGGAGCAGCAGGTAGAATAGAGGGAAAACTAGGGAATTTAAAAACTATAAAAAATGCTAGAAAGACTAAGATGATAATAGGAGTAACAGGTTGTGTAGCTCAAGAAGAAAAGGAACACATACTAGAAAGAGCACCCCATGTGGATATAGTTATTGGTAATCAAAACATAGCAAAATTACCAGAAATCATGGAAAAAATACTAAAGGGAGAGGTAGTGCATGCAGTATTAACTGATAAAGAAGATGAGTTACCTCCTAGGATAGATGCTAACTTTGGAGATGGAATTTCAGCTTCTGTAGCTATAAACTATGGTTGTAATAATTTTTGTACATATTGTATAGTTCCGTATGTAAGAGGTCGTGAAAGATCGGTTCCTATGGAAGATATAGTAAATGATGTTAGAAAATATGTGGAAAAAGGGTATAAGGATATCTTGTTATTAGGACAAAATGTAAATTCTTATGGAAAAGATTTTGAGAACAACCATGAAATTAATTTTGCTAAATTATTAGACGAAATTTGTAAAATAGAGGGAGAATACTGGATTAGATATGTATCACCTCATCCAAAGGACCTAACTTTAGATGTTTTAGAAGTAGCTGCTAAAAATCCAGAAAAAATAGCTAGAAATATGCATCTGCCAGTTCAATCAGGATCGACTAAGATGTTGAAAGCCATGAATAGAAAGTATAGCAAGGAAGATTATTTGAACTTAGTAGACAGGATAAAGACCGCATTACCAGATATCTCACTTACTACAGACATCATAGTAGGGTTTCCTGGAGAGACAGAGGAAGATTTTTTAGATACTATGGATTTAATTAAACAGGTTAAGTATGAAAATGCCTATATGTTTATGTATTCCATAAGAGAGGGGACTCCAGCAGCAACTATGGAAGGGCAGATTTCAGAGGAAATAAAAAAATCAAGATTACAAAGACTGATGGATGTTCAAAATGAGAATGCAAAGGAATGTAGTTTGAGTTATATAGGTAAAACTGTAAAAGTTTTAGTAGAAGGTACCAGTCATAGAAACGAGAAAAAGATGACAGGAAGGATAAGTGCAAATAAAGTAGTTATCTTTGAAGGTGATAGTTCTTTAAAGGGAACCTTTGTAGATGTTAAAATTGTAACAGCAAAAACATGGACTTTGTACGGAGAGTTAGCATAA
- a CDS encoding xanthine phosphoribosyltransferase: MKILHDTILKDGLALSDSILKVDSFVNHQIDPKLMNQVGKEFVKRFEGKKIDKVLTIEASGIAPAMITALELDVPMVFAKKHKPITMDKFYSTTVYSFTKETNYNLTVSKEFIKEGENILLIDDFLSAGNAILGLRDIVNQGGATVVGVGIVIEKGFKEGRKNLLKEGFHLESLAIVEKMEKGKITLNEIK; this comes from the coding sequence ATGAAAATATTACACGATACTATATTAAAAGATGGATTAGCATTATCAGACTCAATCTTAAAGGTTGATTCATTTGTTAATCATCAAATAGATCCTAAACTTATGAATCAAGTCGGGAAAGAATTTGTTAAAAGATTTGAAGGTAAAAAGATAGATAAGGTTTTAACTATCGAAGCTTCTGGAATAGCTCCTGCTATGATAACGGCTTTAGAGCTAGATGTTCCTATGGTATTTGCTAAAAAACACAAACCCATTACTATGGACAAATTTTACTCTACCACTGTATATTCTTTTACAAAGGAAACTAATTACAATTTAACTGTTTCTAAAGAATTTATAAAGGAAGGAGAAAATATCCTCCTAATTGACGATTTTTTATCAGCTGGAAATGCTATCCTAGGTCTTAGAGATATTGTAAACCAAGGTGGAGCAACTGTTGTAGGAGTAGGGATTGTTATTGAAAAAGGATTTAAAGAGGGAAGAAAAAATCTTCTAAAAGAAGGATTTCATCTAGAATCACTAGCTATAGTTGAAAAAATGGAAAAAGGTAAGATTACATTAAACGAAATTAAATAA
- the aroC gene encoding chorismate synthase codes for MGSTWGKNIKLSLFGESHGVGIGITIDGLPAGVELDLDAIKLEMQRRATGKNELTTARKEADTFEILSGYFNGYTTGAPLSILIRNRDQQSRDYSKIKDIARPAHADYTGYKRYDGYNDYRGGGHFSGRLTAPIVFAGAVAKQILMDKGIYIGTHIKSIKNLQDRDFSESDLNIEVFKKLAEKQLPFLDENLEKLSREKILRAKSECDSLGGVIECSIIGMEPGVGNPFFNSIESQLAGLMYSIPAVKGVEFGAGFGITDLFGSEANDDIYIDGDRVKTKTNNNGGVLGGITNGMPINFKVAIKPTPSISKAQETINMKTNEETEFKIVGRHDPCIVPRALVVVEAMAAIGILDFWVVS; via the coding sequence ATGGGTTCAACTTGGGGAAAAAATATAAAATTATCGTTGTTTGGGGAATCTCACGGTGTAGGAATAGGAATTACTATTGATGGGTTACCAGCAGGGGTGGAGTTAGATCTAGATGCAATAAAGTTAGAGATGCAAAGACGTGCCACAGGTAAGAATGAACTTACAACTGCCAGGAAAGAAGCGGATACTTTTGAAATTTTAAGTGGATACTTTAATGGATATACTACAGGAGCACCTCTTAGTATACTGATTAGAAATAGGGACCAGCAATCAAGGGATTACAGTAAGATAAAGGATATAGCCAGACCAGCACATGCTGACTATACTGGATACAAAAGGTATGATGGGTATAATGATTACCGTGGAGGAGGCCATTTTTCAGGGAGATTAACGGCTCCAATTGTATTTGCAGGTGCAGTAGCAAAGCAAATATTGATGGATAAAGGAATTTATATAGGAACCCATATAAAGAGTATAAAAAATCTCCAAGACAGGGATTTTTCTGAAAGTGATCTAAATATAGAAGTTTTTAAAAAATTAGCTGAGAAGCAACTTCCATTTTTAGATGAAAATTTAGAAAAACTAAGTCGTGAAAAGATCCTTCGTGCAAAGAGTGAATGTGATTCTCTAGGAGGGGTAATAGAGTGCTCTATTATAGGTATGGAACCTGGAGTAGGGAACCCATTTTTTAATTCAATTGAAAGTCAGTTGGCCGGGTTGATGTATTCTATCCCCGCTGTAAAAGGTGTAGAATTTGGAGCGGGATTTGGAATAACTGATCTATTTGGAAGTGAAGCTAATGATGATATCTATATAGACGGTGATAGGGTAAAAACTAAAACTAATAATAATGGAGGAGTTTTAGGTGGGATTACCAATGGAATGCCTATAAACTTTAAAGTGGCTATAAAACCAACTCCTTCTATATCAAAGGCTCAAGAAACTATAAATATGAAAACTAATGAGGAAACAGAATTTAAGATTGTAGGAAGACACGATCCATGTATAGTTCCTAGAGCTTTAGTGGTAGTAGAAGCAATGGCAGCCATAGGAATCTTGGATTTTTGGGTGGTATCTTAG
- the aroB gene encoding 3-dehydroquinate synthase produces the protein MEKLHINLDEKSYDIFIERGIFEEVGKYISKFYKKKKIVVVTDTNVDSLYGDMLLKNLENSGYVPSKVVFDAGEENKNFDTLTKVYEKIIDSGIKRGDLLIAFGGGVVGDLAGFAASTIYRGMDFIQIPTTLLAQVDSSVGGKVAVDTTRGKNLVGSFYQPKMVIIDPELLKTLDEREVRSGMAEVIKYGAIYDNEFFNYLLEKEDLKSSMEDIEKIIKRCCEIKAKIVEVDELDLGLRMILNFGHTLGHAIEKYYDYTKYTHGEAISIGMYEITILGEKLGITKTGESKKIKEILKKYELPIEDKVNLGDLIEIMKSDKKNISGILNFIFLSEIGKVEVKKVAEEEIGNKLLK, from the coding sequence ATGGAAAAATTACACATAAATTTAGATGAGAAATCCTATGATATTTTTATAGAAAGGGGAATATTTGAAGAGGTAGGAAAATATATATCAAAATTCTATAAAAAGAAAAAAATAGTTGTAGTGACCGATACAAATGTAGACAGCCTCTACGGAGATATGTTATTAAAAAACTTAGAAAACTCAGGTTATGTACCATCCAAGGTAGTCTTTGATGCAGGGGAAGAAAATAAAAACTTCGATACCCTAACAAAGGTATATGAAAAAATAATCGATTCAGGAATAAAAAGAGGAGATCTGCTGATAGCTTTTGGTGGTGGAGTTGTAGGAGATTTAGCAGGGTTTGCAGCATCTACAATATACAGGGGTATGGATTTTATCCAGATACCAACAACACTGTTAGCTCAGGTAGATAGCAGTGTAGGAGGAAAAGTTGCTGTGGATACGACTAGAGGTAAAAACTTAGTCGGAAGTTTTTACCAGCCTAAGATGGTAATTATCGATCCAGAACTCCTAAAAACCCTGGATGAAAGGGAAGTAAGGAGTGGAATGGCTGAGGTAATAAAATATGGTGCCATCTATGACAATGAATTTTTTAACTATCTGTTGGAGAAGGAAGATTTAAAGAGTTCTATGGAAGATATAGAAAAGATTATCAAAAGGTGTTGTGAAATAAAGGCAAAAATAGTAGAGGTAGATGAACTGGATCTTGGGCTACGTATGATATTAAACTTTGGTCATACTCTGGGTCATGCTATTGAAAAATATTATGATTATACAAAATACACCCACGGAGAGGCAATTTCTATAGGAATGTATGAGATAACCATATTAGGAGAAAAATTAGGAATAACAAAAACAGGTGAATCGAAAAAAATAAAGGAAATTTTAAAAAAATATGAACTTCCTATAGAGGATAAAGTTAATTTAGGAGATCTCATAGAAATCATGAAAAGCGATAAGAAAAATATATCGGGGATATTAAATTTTATATTCTTATCTGAAATAGGTAAGGTAGAGGTAAAGAAGGTAGCAGAGGAAGAGATCGGCAATAAATTGCTTAAATAA